A section of the Papaver somniferum cultivar HN1 unplaced genomic scaffold, ASM357369v1 unplaced-scaffold_32, whole genome shotgun sequence genome encodes:
- the LOC113341864 gene encoding uncharacterized protein LOC113341864, with protein sequence MTTDGIFTVKYLYSKVISEDGVDNFLHEFVWVHGIPPKVNFFLWCDVHGRLNSQDRLQYKGVDIDSSCRLCGDSTESQDHILLHCKVAHKVWSSVTPSDNWAWAVPDSFYNLASCWNNTPLSGNAKMVWKLLPVVWVLWKERNCRVFEENYTYKLDEELCCDAKTLVLTWAAAFGNTVHLNFAYTVKNWNIVFS encoded by the coding sequence ATGACTACAGATGGAATTTTTACAGTAaaatatttatactcaaaagtgATCAGTGAAGATGGTGTAGATAATTTTCTACATGAGTTTGTCTGGGTGCATGGGATTCCACCTaaggttaatttttttttgtggtgTGATGTTCATGGAAGATTAAATTCTCAAGACAGACTGCAATACAAGGGAGTAGATATTGACAGTTCATGCCGTTTATGTGGAGACAGTACTGAATCCCAAGATCATATCTTATTGCATTGCAAAGTTGCGCATAAGGTTTGGTCATCTGTAACTCCTTCTGATAATTGGGCATGGGCTGTTCCAGATTCTTTCTACAATTTGGCAAGTTGCTGGAATAATACTCCACTCTCTGGCAATGCTAAGATGGTATGGAAGCTTCTACCTGTCGTATGGGTTCTTTGGAAAGAGAGAAACTGCAGAGTTTTTGAAGAAAATTACACATACAAACTTGATGAAGAATTATGTTGTGATGCCAAAACTCTGGTTCTCACTTGGGCTGCTGCGTTTGGAAACACGGTGCATTTAAACTTTGCTTACACAGTTAAAAACTGGAATATTGTTTTCTCTTAA